The sequence CAAAATAGGCTCACTGCAAAATGTACAGTAAGTTTTTCTTTCACAGCCAAGTGAAACTTCTATTTCACAAATAATATCTGGAAAACGTGGGTGCATTTTAACTATTTCCGCCCCAAGAAGAGATACATTTCTTACTACCTCATAATCAACTTTTTCAAATGCATATTTTAAAAAATCAATAGCCAGATCATCTGCGTATACTTCTTCTGGATCATTTATAAAATTAACAGTTGCACCAGTAAGAATTCTAAATGGCTTTTTGTTAGATGAAAATATCTTTTTTATTTCATCAATGCTTATAGGAGTTCCACCAATGTATTTTCCTGGAACAGTTATTGAAGACAAAATCACCATTACATCGAAATTATTAAATGAAGAAAATAAATTTTTCTTTCTAACTTCATCAATGGTTGTATATTTGACTTCAAAATCTTTAAAAATTAACGTGCCCGCTATATAGCGGGCATATGTACTCAGATATGGTGGTACTCCTAAAACCGCAGGTTCATCAACATATCCATCAATTATTATCGCGGACTTCATTTTCGATTTCCTTTCTAGTTTCTTCACTTGCCTTTTTAATTGTTAGGTAAAAATTATCAATTTTGTACGTGCCTTTTTCTTTTGATAAGGTAAGTTCTACTTCCAGTCCTTCTTTATCTATTGCAAAAATTTCAAGGTCATTTCCAGATATTTTTGCATCAAACCAAAGAAATAAATTTAAAATATTATAAATTTTCATTGGAAAATCACTTTTATCCACAAACTTAAATTCTGACAAAACATTTTCAAATGTCTTGTTGTCTGGAAGATAAATATATTGCATTTCAGTCAAAACTGAATGGAATTTTCTTGCTATCTTTGTTATAAACCCATTTCTTTTTTCAGCTTTTATATTAAAAGTTTTTTCTGAAATTGTAATCTCTCCATCAAAGTCATCAGATATTTTGTGGTATGAAAGGTACTGATAAAAAATATCTTCTAAATCCTTGATAGGAGGAGAAAGTTTTAAAGTTGTTCCTTCTCCAATATAATAACGCTCACCAAGCTTTACCCAAATAACCTTTTTTGGAACCTTTACAAAAACTATTTTATCTCCGTCCCTGTAATAAACTTCTTCGTATCTAACCATCTGTAATTTGTCCTCGTTATATTCAAAAGTAAGTCTTAGAGCATGATAACTAATAGCAAAAATAAAAGAAACAAATAGTAAAAAGGAAAAAGAATATAATTTTCTCACAATTTCACCTCTTATAATCCATCACTTACAAGGCTTATATTTAAAATTGGTTCAAAATCTTTTACTACATAATCTTGACTTTGCTGCTGTTCATACGTATAAAGCTGATTTTGAGGCCTTTTGATATCAAACGTGAAAAATGAAACTGTTACAGCAGCTCCAACTATGATCAAGACTAAGGATGACTTTTTCAATCGGCTCATTAGTCTTTGCCTCTTAATATTTTTTATTATTCTATCTTCGAGTAGATCACCAGGTTTATACATTGTCTCAATTTTAACAATAGATATTATTTCTTTGTACTTTTCCTCGTTCATGCTATACCTTCCTCCTCAAGTATCTTTTTAAACTTCTCTCGTGCGTTGTGTAATCTGCTTTTCACCGTTCCTTCCGGTATTCCTAGAATCTCTGCAATTTCTGAGTAAGAAAGTCCATCAATATCTCTCATCCTAATTAATACCCTTTCTTTTTCGGATAGTTTTTCAAGTGCTTTTAGAATCTTTTCATATAAAATTTCCTGGGTAACTTCTTTTTGGACGTCCGTTTCTTTATCTGGAATATCTATTTCCACATCATCTTCACTGTTGTTATTTTCAACACTGAAAGTTTTTTCATTTTTCTTTTTGTATTTTTCATACAGTGTATTACAAACATTTACGGTGATTCTATATATCCAAGTTGAAAGAGAAGAATCTCCTTTAAACTTTTTAATACCCTTGTATATTCTCAGCATCACTTCTTGGATAACATCATCTACATCATCTGTTCCAAAATAACTTCTTGCAAACGCACCAATTTTTGGAGCATACTCTCTATATAGTCTTCTATAAGCCCACTCTTCACCTTTTTTTAAAGCTTTTATAAAATTTTTCTCATCATTCCACACTATTTGACCTTCCCTTTTATTTGAATGTTCATTTGAAAAATTCAAGTATTTCACCACCTGAAATCTCTCTAAATTCTAAAGCATCTAAAAGAGCTTTTCCCTCATAGCAGTTGTTAAAGTATACATACTTTGGACCTTTAAAGTCTTTTATATCTTTGTATATTTTAACAAGCTCTTGCCTTGAATATTTGTAATTATACCTTTTTTTTGCATCTTCTTCAAACCACATTTTATTTCTTCCATGGAGTCTTACATACAACCTTTCTTTTGCTTTTACAACAAATGGTAAGAAATCTTTTAGTGGTGGTTGGTCAATGGTAACTATTTCAAAATCATCAGTATCAAAATCAATCCAAGAAATATGCCTTAATTCAACAAACAGATTATTGAACTTTTTTGAAATTTTATAGAGAAATCTTTCGTTTTCATCGGTTCTTTTAAAAGAAAAAGGAAACTGTGCAAGATATCCAATAAGTCTTTTTTCTTCAACCATTGGTTTTGTGGCATCTAAGAATTTATCTACATATGAAAGATCATGTTCATGTGTAATTTTCCCGTATAACTTTATTGAAAAGTAGAAATTACGCGGAGTATTTCTTAGCAGTGATACTATCGTCCTAAATCCAGGCATCTTGTAGTAGGTATAATTTAACTCCACGGTGTTAAATTTATATTTACCTATGTAATATTTTAGCATTTCATTTTTCTTTATGTTTGGATCATAGACTTTACCAATCCAATCATCGAACTGAAATCCACTAGTACCAACGTATATCATCTTCCAACTCCATATTCTAGGTGTTCAACAAGATGAAATGGAATATCATCAATAAAGCTTTTGCCACGTCTAATAATGTAATCATTTCCGTAAAAGATTCTTGATGAACCTCCAGCGCTGTAGATTATATAGAGAAAATCTTTTGCACGAGTAATTGCAACGTAGAACAATCTTTCTTCTTCGTCTAATGCTCCATCTTTTAAACTCATTATGTGTGGAAAATCCCCTGGATTTACACTTAAAATGAATACTACTTTCCATTCAAGACCTTTAGCTTGGTGTACAGTTGTTAAAGTTACTTTTTCGGTTTCCTTATCAGATTTACCTTCTTGTGCTATCTCATAACTTTCACTTACAAGTATATCAGATAGAAAGTTTTCAGGTGTTTCATAGAATGAGGCCATTTCTATTAGTCTTACTACGTCTTCTTTTCTGTCCCTTGCATCGTCAAATATTTCTTCCATCTTTTCCTCGTAGAATTCCTCATAGAAAATTTTAATTCTTTCCCCTGGATTTTTAATTTCTTGTGATTTTAATATGATTTCTTTTATTTTGTTAAAGTCAGAGCTTTTTTCTTTGATCTCGTTAAATGCATCTAGTCCTTTAGATGCAAGTTTTTCAGATATATTGTTTGATTTTATTTTTCCTA comes from Thermosipho africanus Ob7 and encodes:
- a CDS encoding RNA polymerase sigma factor; protein product: MNFSNEHSNKREGQIVWNDEKNFIKALKKGEEWAYRRLYREYAPKIGAFARSYFGTDDVDDVIQEVMLRIYKGIKKFKGDSSLSTWIYRITVNVCNTLYEKYKKKNEKTFSVENNNSEDDVEIDIPDKETDVQKEVTQEILYEKILKALEKLSEKERVLIRMRDIDGLSYSEIAEILGIPEGTVKSRLHNAREKFKKILEEEGIA
- a CDS encoding DUF72 domain-containing protein; amino-acid sequence: MIYVGTSGFQFDDWIGKVYDPNIKKNEMLKYYIGKYKFNTVELNYTYYKMPGFRTIVSLLRNTPRNFYFSIKLYGKITHEHDLSYVDKFLDATKPMVEEKRLIGYLAQFPFSFKRTDENERFLYKISKKFNNLFVELRHISWIDFDTDDFEIVTIDQPPLKDFLPFVVKAKERLYVRLHGRNKMWFEEDAKKRYNYKYSRQELVKIYKDIKDFKGPKYVYFNNCYEGKALLDALEFREISGGEILEFFK